In Pseudomonas sp. MTM4, one genomic interval encodes:
- the malF gene encoding maltose ABC transporter permease MalF, with protein MNALAELPSPAMNTRTKTLHPSLKAGLRWLVWLTFNAFALYLVVALYAQGQMAFALLGLVVTGLASYVFINRRTYAHRYIYPAVAGMLVFVIFPLLYTVGIGFTNYSGSNLLSQKQVQQYHLNQTYLAGERYRFSLHTSPDGERLRVDKGEQGVFVSEPLTGEPNAEEPLAMQRAEEVNDLGEALPLRDVIQRRDQLQQRVMRGPDGHLLRLYGLREVAAVEPLYREGEDGVLINNQTDERLTPDLDIGFYIDSAGKALAPGFTVFAGFDNFAKVLTDPSIRQPFLQIFVWTVCFAALTVVFTLAVGLVLANLLQWDMVRGKPFYRVMLILPYAIPAFISILVFRGLFNQNFGEINLLLNSLFGIRPDWFSDPALARSMILIVNTWLGYPYMLLLCMGLLQAIPRDLYEASAMDGATPLDNLLKITLPLLIKPLAPLLIASFAFNFNNFVLITLLTRGGPDIIGATTPAGTTDLLVSYTYRIAFQDSGQNFALAAAIATLIFIVVGAMAWLNLKLSKVKV; from the coding sequence GTGAATGCCCTCGCTGAGTTGCCTAGCCCTGCCATGAACACCCGTACCAAGACGCTTCACCCCTCGCTGAAGGCCGGGTTGCGCTGGCTGGTCTGGCTCACCTTCAATGCCTTCGCGCTGTATCTTGTCGTGGCGCTCTATGCCCAGGGGCAAATGGCATTCGCGCTGCTCGGCCTGGTCGTTACCGGGCTGGCCAGCTACGTCTTCATCAACCGGCGTACCTATGCCCACCGCTACATCTACCCGGCGGTGGCGGGGATGCTGGTGTTCGTCATCTTTCCATTGCTGTACACGGTGGGCATCGGCTTCACCAACTACAGTGGCAGCAACTTGCTTAGCCAGAAACAGGTGCAGCAGTACCACCTGAACCAGACCTACCTCGCCGGCGAACGTTACCGGTTCAGCCTGCACACGAGCCCGGACGGTGAACGTTTGCGCGTCGACAAGGGTGAGCAGGGTGTGTTCGTCAGCGAGCCGCTGACGGGCGAGCCGAATGCCGAGGAGCCGCTGGCAATGCAGCGGGCCGAAGAGGTCAACGACCTTGGCGAGGCACTGCCGTTGCGCGACGTCATCCAGCGCCGTGATCAGTTGCAGCAGCGGGTGATGCGCGGCCCGGACGGTCATCTGCTACGTCTCTATGGCCTGCGTGAAGTGGCGGCGGTGGAGCCGCTCTACCGCGAAGGTGAAGATGGTGTGCTGATCAACAACCAGACCGACGAGCGCCTGACGCCAGACCTTGATATTGGGTTCTACATCGACAGCGCCGGCAAGGCGCTGGCGCCGGGCTTCACCGTGTTTGCCGGCTTCGACAACTTCGCCAAGGTACTGACCGACCCGAGCATCCGTCAGCCATTCCTGCAGATATTCGTGTGGACGGTGTGCTTCGCTGCGCTGACGGTGGTCTTCACGCTGGCCGTGGGCCTGGTGCTGGCGAACCTGCTGCAATGGGACATGGTGCGTGGCAAGCCGTTCTACCGGGTCATGCTGATCCTGCCGTACGCGATACCGGCATTCATCTCAATACTGGTGTTCCGCGGGCTGTTCAATCAGAACTTCGGTGAGATCAACCTGCTGCTCAACAGCCTGTTCGGCATCCGCCCGGACTGGTTCAGCGACCCGGCCCTGGCGCGCAGCATGATCCTGATCGTCAACACCTGGCTCGGTTACCCCTACATGCTGCTGCTGTGCATGGGGCTGCTGCAGGCAATTCCGCGTGACCTCTACGAAGCCTCGGCGATGGATGGCGCAACGCCGCTGGATAACCTGCTGAAGATCACGCTGCCGCTACTGATCAAACCCTTGGCGCCGCTGCTGATCGCCAGCTTTGCCTTCAATTTCAATAATTTCGTGCTGATCACGCTGCTCACGCGTGGCGGACCGGACATCATTGGCGCGACCACGCCGGCCGGGACCACCGACCTGCTGGTTAGCTACACCTACCGCATCGCCTTCCAAGATTCGGGGCAGAACTTTGCCTTGGCCGCAGCCATCGCCACGCTGATCTTCATCGTTGTCGGCGCCATGGCCTGGCTGAATCTGAAACTCTCGAAAGTGAAAGTATGA
- the malG gene encoding maltose ABC transporter permease MalG has product MAMVQPKSVKYRLWLTHAALLGFIALIVFPLLMVVSISFREGNFATGSLFPDNPTLEHWSLALGIPYTHADGTVTNPPFPVLLWLWNSVKIALISSVLILMLSTTSAYAFARMRFSGKAPILKGMLIFQMFPPVLSLVAIYALFDQLGQHVSWLGVNSHGAVIVASLGGMALHIWTIKGYFESIDGSLEEAAIVDGATTWQAFFHILLPMSVPILAVVFILSFITSVTEYPIASVLLMDVDKLTLAVGAQQYLYPQNYLWGDFAAAAVLSGLPITAVFLYCQKWIVGGLTAGGVKG; this is encoded by the coding sequence ATGGCCATGGTTCAACCTAAATCCGTCAAGTACCGCCTCTGGCTGACGCACGCCGCGCTGCTCGGCTTCATCGCGCTGATCGTGTTCCCGCTGCTGATGGTGGTGTCGATCTCCTTCCGTGAAGGCAACTTCGCCACCGGCAGCCTGTTTCCGGACAACCCGACGCTCGAGCATTGGTCGCTGGCGCTGGGCATTCCCTACACCCACGCGGACGGTACGGTGACCAATCCGCCGTTCCCGGTGCTGTTGTGGCTGTGGAATTCGGTGAAGATCGCGTTGATCAGCTCGGTGCTGATCCTCATGCTTTCGACCACCAGCGCCTACGCCTTCGCGCGCATGCGCTTCAGCGGCAAGGCGCCGATTCTCAAGGGCATGTTGATTTTCCAGATGTTCCCGCCGGTACTGTCACTGGTGGCCATTTATGCGTTGTTCGACCAGCTCGGCCAGCACGTCAGCTGGCTCGGGGTGAATAGCCATGGCGCGGTGATCGTCGCTTCGCTGGGCGGCATGGCGCTGCACATCTGGACCATCAAGGGTTACTTCGAAAGCATCGATGGCTCGCTGGAGGAGGCGGCCATCGTCGATGGCGCGACGACCTGGCAAGCGTTCTTTCATATCCTGCTGCCCATGAGCGTGCCGATTCTCGCGGTGGTGTTCATCCTCTCGTTCATCACCAGCGTGACCGAATACCCGATCGCATCGGTGCTGCTGATGGACGTGGACAAGCTCACCCTGGCTGTCGGTGCGCAGCAGTACCTGTATCCGCAGAATTACCTGTGGGGCGACTTCGCCGCGGCGGCAGTGCTGTCCGGGCTGCCGATTACCGCGGTGTTCCTCTACTGCCAGAAGTGGATCGTTGGCGGGCTGACGGCGGGCGGAGTGAAAGGGTAG